The Deinococcus sedimenti genome window below encodes:
- a CDS encoding ATP-dependent Clp protease ATP-binding subunit: protein MNRYDDRARLVFHYAREEGNRLGHAMVGPEHLLLGLMREGGTAASILGEFGASLDGLRRRVEEIIGRGEGNRLNDAPSITPRARRVMELASSEARALGAQVTSTEHILLGIIREGDGVAFRILQELTKDVDTIRWRILAQGEGAGSKPAKPVATPFLDEYGRDLTKWAREGKLDPVIGRSEEIRRVTQILTRRTKNNPVLIGDPGVGKTAIVEGLALAIHEKRTPPNLHNVRLVSLDLSGVVAGTKYRGEFEERLRQIIEELRNAKVMAFIDELHTLVGAGGAEGTLDAANILKPALSRGEIQVIGATTTGEYHRYIEKDAALERRFQPVIVLEPSPAETLQILRGLKPKYEEHHGVQIPEQALELAVRIGERSLPGRNFPDKAIDLIDEAASRVRLNMSVGLPVAETEDGEPYVTREDIESVINSMGGIYSEETAAQLVDLEQQLQDQVYGQPDAIRALSSALRRARVGLGGRTRVAASFLFVGSSGVGKTHLAKALARTLFGSERSLIRMDMSEFQESHSVSKLIGSPPGYVGFEQGGRLTEAVRRQPFSVILLDEIEKAHPDVYNTFLQVLDDGRLTDGLGRTVDFRRTIIIMTSNTGFNVNPTVGFSPVTPDNNQPLRHIFTPEFLDRLDEVIRFRSLGEEELVRVAQQLMGEMREELASRELTVTFDPAIAAWLVGKLKSRSPKHAVGSSRQLRTLVREEIEDPLALELASNHGEEVRVVLGQDGVQFEKGEEAATRQILA, encoded by the coding sequence ATGAACCGATATGACGACCGCGCCCGCCTCGTGTTCCACTACGCCCGCGAGGAAGGCAACCGCCTGGGCCACGCCATGGTCGGCCCCGAACACCTCCTCCTGGGCCTGATGCGCGAGGGCGGCACCGCCGCCAGCATCCTCGGGGAGTTCGGCGCGTCCCTGGATGGCCTGCGCCGCCGCGTGGAGGAGATCATCGGCCGCGGCGAGGGCAACCGCCTGAACGACGCGCCCAGCATCACGCCCCGCGCCCGCCGCGTCATGGAACTCGCGTCCAGCGAGGCCCGCGCCCTGGGCGCGCAGGTGACGAGCACCGAGCACATCCTGCTGGGCATCATCCGCGAGGGCGACGGCGTCGCCTTCCGCATCCTGCAGGAACTCACCAAGGACGTGGACACCATCCGCTGGCGCATCCTCGCGCAGGGCGAGGGCGCGGGCAGCAAACCCGCCAAACCGGTCGCCACGCCGTTCCTCGACGAGTACGGCCGCGACCTGACCAAGTGGGCGCGCGAGGGCAAACTCGACCCCGTCATCGGGCGCAGCGAGGAGATCCGCCGCGTCACGCAGATCCTCACGCGCCGCACGAAGAACAACCCCGTGCTGATCGGGGACCCCGGCGTCGGCAAGACCGCCATCGTCGAGGGGCTGGCGCTCGCCATTCACGAGAAGCGCACCCCGCCCAACCTCCACAACGTGAGGCTGGTCAGTCTGGACCTCAGCGGCGTCGTGGCGGGCACCAAGTACCGTGGGGAGTTCGAGGAACGCCTGCGGCAGATCATCGAGGAGCTGCGCAACGCGAAGGTCATGGCCTTCATCGACGAGCTGCACACTCTGGTCGGCGCGGGCGGCGCCGAGGGCACGCTGGACGCCGCGAACATCCTCAAACCCGCATTGAGCCGCGGGGAGATCCAGGTGATCGGCGCGACCACCACCGGCGAGTACCACCGCTACATCGAGAAGGACGCCGCGCTGGAACGCCGCTTCCAGCCGGTGATCGTGCTCGAACCCAGCCCCGCCGAGACGCTGCAGATCCTGCGCGGCCTGAAACCCAAGTACGAGGAACACCACGGCGTGCAGATTCCCGAGCAGGCACTGGAACTCGCCGTGCGCATCGGCGAGCGGAGCCTGCCGGGCCGCAACTTCCCGGACAAGGCCATTGACCTGATCGACGAGGCCGCCAGCCGCGTCCGCCTGAACATGAGTGTCGGCCTGCCCGTCGCGGAGACCGAGGACGGCGAACCGTACGTCACCCGCGAGGACATCGAGAGCGTCATCAACTCCATGGGCGGCATCTACTCCGAGGAAACCGCCGCGCAACTGGTCGACCTGGAGCAGCAGCTGCAGGATCAGGTGTACGGCCAGCCGGACGCGATCCGCGCGCTGAGTTCCGCGCTGCGCCGCGCCCGCGTGGGCCTGGGCGGCCGCACCCGCGTCGCCGCGAGCTTCCTGTTCGTCGGCTCCAGCGGCGTCGGCAAGACGCACCTCGCCAAGGCGCTGGCCCGCACGCTGTTCGGCAGTGAACGCAGCCTGATCCGCATGGACATGAGCGAATTCCAGGAAAGCCACTCGGTCAGCAAACTGATCGGTTCGCCCCCCGGCTACGTCGGCTTCGAGCAGGGCGGCCGCCTCACGGAAGCCGTGCGCCGCCAGCCGTTCAGCGTCATCCTCCTCGACGAGATCGAGAAGGCTCACCCGGACGTGTACAACACCTTCCTGCAGGTGCTCGACGACGGCCGCCTGACCGACGGTCTGGGCCGCACCGTGGACTTCCGCCGCACGATCATCATCATGACCAGCAACACCGGCTTCAACGTGAACCCCACCGTGGGCTTCAGCCCCGTCACGCCGGACAACAACCAGCCGCTGCGGCACATCTTCACGCCGGAATTCCTCGACCGCCTGGACGAGGTCATCCGCTTCAGGAGCCTCGGCGAGGAGGAACTCGTGCGGGTCGCGCAGCAGCTCATGGGCGAGATGCGCGAGGAACTCGCCAGCCGCGAACTGACCGTCACCTTCGACCCCGCCATCGCCGCGTGGCTGGTGGGCAAACTCAAGTCCCGCAGCCCCAAACACGCCGTCGGCAGCAGCCGCCAGCTGCGCACCCTGGTCCGCGAGGAGATCGAGGATCCCCTGGCGCTGGAACTCGCCAGCAACCACGGCGAGGAAGTCCGCGTCGTGCTCGGCCAGGACGGCGTTCAGTTCGAGAAGGGCGAGGAAGCCGCCACCCGCCAGATCCTCGCGTAA
- a CDS encoding DUF2087 domain-containing protein, with amino-acid sequence MTKSILDFQDEHGRITGWPSDRRRAHQLAILDYLTGLFEPGVSYDQGQAEQILADHSTLEDPSFLLTELVDGDYLATQDGTYWRADGRPGARG; translated from the coding sequence ATGACGAAGAGCATCCTCGATTTCCAGGACGAACACGGCCGCATCACCGGGTGGCCCAGCGACCGCCGCCGCGCGCACCAGCTCGCCATCCTCGACTACCTGACCGGGCTGTTCGAACCCGGCGTGTCCTACGACCAGGGGCAGGCCGAGCAGATCCTCGCCGACCACAGCACCCTGGAAGACCCCAGTTTCCTGCTGACCGAACTCGTGGACGGCGATTACCTCGCCACGCAGGACGGGACCTACTGGCGGGCGGACGGCCGCCCCGGCGCGCGTGGCTAA
- the radA gene encoding DNA repair protein RadA translates to MAKARTTYVCSSCGYTSAKPLGRCPNCQAWNSFEEEVPAVTTAARGGAYGGITGGRLTPLSWVGRREEPRTPSGIPELDRVLGGGLVAGGVTLIGGEPGIGKSTLLLQVADKVAAGGGTVLYVAGEESLEQIRLRADRLGVKAEIQLTRDTRAEHVAALMAEHKPALCIVDSIQTVTVEGDGAPGGVAQVRDGTALLTRAAKETGTATVLVGHVTKDGTVAGPKVMEHIVDTTVFLETVGSYRLLRSVKNRFGQAGELGVFEMRGEGLIAVENPSAAFLAERPVGVPGSVVAATIDGQRPMLLEVQALASKTPYPNARRVVVGLDARRVDVVLAVLERRLDLTLGGLDVYVNLAGGLKVPDPGLDLAVALAVYSAVVGRTLPDSVAVFGEVGLAGEVRSTVASIRRAEEARRAGYTRLIVPPGLDGHPNGVRSVEEAVAQVWGGAPASGRKPRAAAERT, encoded by the coding sequence GTGGCTAAAGCCCGCACCACCTACGTCTGCAGCAGTTGCGGGTACACCAGCGCCAAACCGCTGGGCCGCTGCCCGAACTGCCAGGCGTGGAACTCCTTCGAGGAAGAGGTGCCCGCCGTCACCACGGCCGCGCGCGGTGGGGCGTATGGGGGCATCACGGGCGGCCGCCTCACGCCGCTGTCCTGGGTGGGCCGCCGCGAGGAGCCCCGCACCCCGAGCGGCATCCCGGAACTCGACCGGGTGCTGGGCGGCGGGCTGGTTGCCGGGGGCGTCACGCTGATCGGCGGGGAGCCCGGCATCGGCAAGAGCACCCTGCTCCTGCAGGTGGCGGACAAGGTCGCGGCGGGGGGCGGCACGGTGCTGTACGTGGCGGGCGAGGAATCCCTGGAGCAGATCCGCCTGCGCGCTGACCGCCTGGGCGTGAAGGCCGAGATCCAGCTGACCCGCGACACCCGCGCCGAACATGTGGCGGCGCTGATGGCCGAGCACAAGCCCGCGCTGTGCATCGTGGATTCCATCCAGACCGTGACCGTCGAGGGGGATGGCGCGCCGGGTGGCGTGGCGCAGGTCCGCGACGGGACCGCCCTGCTGACCCGCGCCGCGAAGGAAACCGGGACCGCCACCGTCCTGGTGGGGCACGTCACGAAGGACGGCACGGTCGCCGGACCGAAGGTTATGGAGCACATCGTGGACACCACCGTCTTCCTGGAGACGGTCGGGTCGTACCGCCTGCTGCGTTCGGTCAAGAACCGCTTCGGGCAGGCCGGTGAACTCGGCGTGTTCGAGATGCGCGGCGAGGGCCTGATCGCCGTCGAGAACCCGTCGGCGGCGTTCCTGGCCGAGCGGCCCGTCGGGGTGCCCGGCAGCGTCGTCGCCGCCACCATCGACGGGCAGCGCCCCATGCTGCTGGAGGTGCAGGCGCTGGCCAGCAAGACGCCGTACCCGAACGCCCGCCGGGTCGTGGTGGGCCTCGACGCCCGCCGCGTGGACGTCGTCCTGGCCGTGCTGGAACGCCGCCTGGACCTGACGCTGGGCGGACTGGACGTGTACGTGAACCTCGCGGGCGGCCTGAAGGTCCCCGATCCGGGCCTGGACCTCGCGGTGGCGCTGGCGGTGTACTCGGCCGTGGTGGGCCGCACCCTGCCGGACAGCGTCGCCGTGTTCGGCGAGGTCGGCCTGGCGGGCGAGGTGCGCTCCACCGTCGCCTCCATCCGCCGCGCCGAGGAAGCCCGCCGCGCCGGGTACACCCGCCTGATCGTCCCCCCCGGCCTGGACGGCCACCCCAACGGGGTGAGGAGCGTCGAGGAGGCCGTCGCGCAGGTCTGGGGCGGCGCACCGGCGTCCGGCAGGAAACCCCGCGCCGCTGCCGAGCGTACCTGA
- a CDS encoding PH domain-containing protein has product MTAPLSAAPPTSPVWFRAVVWLAPLLLIVTAWMPDDSADKPLPVAGSVALTLLGVGLAALFAQVPRRLAYTLTDTGLRMSRFSGTFEWPYCELRVRRTDAGLGLRVGGVGLPGYYTGNYTFTGAGYRSVQAIASNTRGGLIVERGGTPYYLTPADPDAFAQALAARGVPVLD; this is encoded by the coding sequence ATGACTGCCCCGCTGTCGGCCGCGCCGCCCACCTCGCCCGTCTGGTTCCGGGCGGTGGTGTGGCTGGCGCCCCTGCTCCTGATCGTGACCGCCTGGATGCCGGACGACAGCGCCGACAAGCCTCTGCCGGTGGCGGGCAGCGTGGCCCTGACCCTGCTGGGCGTGGGACTGGCCGCACTGTTCGCGCAGGTGCCCCGGCGCCTCGCGTACACCCTGACCGACACGGGTCTGCGCATGAGCCGCTTCTCCGGCACCTTCGAGTGGCCGTACTGCGAACTGCGGGTGCGCCGCACCGACGCCGGGCTGGGCCTGCGGGTCGGCGGGGTGGGCCTGCCCGGCTACTACACCGGGAACTACACCTTCACGGGGGCCGGGTACCGCAGCGTGCAGGCCATCGCGTCGAACACGCGCGGCGGCCTGATCGTCGAGCGGGGTGGCACGCCGTACTACCTGACGCCCGCCGACCCGGACGCCTTCGCACAGGCGCTCGCCGCGCGGGGCGTGCCCGTCCTGGACTGA
- a CDS encoding cation diffusion facilitator family transporter, whose amino-acid sequence MTSGAADHDHAEHDHHHGHRHSEQGHVGQGDGGHDHNHGANANARQLTLALLLTGGFLIVEVVYAVLSGSLALLSDAGHMLTDAAALALSLLALRVGARPADARRTFGYRRAEVLAAALNAGALFAVGIYVLVEAARRFAQPVEVQATPMLIVAVLGLIVNLLSARILAGGQGESLNMRSAYLEVMGDLLGSVAVIVGALLIRFTGWTWVDPLLGAGIGLWVLPRTWALLRASVNVLLEGVPRGLDLNALRAELRALPGVDDVHDLHVWSVTGGVNNLTAHLVAPKSGDTLLREVEEVAARFGIAHSTVQIEGPDAHAAGGAALHP is encoded by the coding sequence ATGACGAGCGGCGCCGCCGACCACGACCACGCCGAGCACGATCACCACCACGGGCATAGGCACAGCGAGCAGGGGCACGTCGGGCAGGGAGATGGCGGGCACGATCACAACCACGGCGCGAACGCGAACGCCCGGCAGCTGACCCTCGCCCTGCTGCTGACGGGCGGGTTCCTGATCGTGGAGGTCGTGTACGCGGTCCTGTCCGGCAGTCTGGCGCTGCTGAGCGACGCAGGGCACATGCTGACCGACGCGGCGGCGCTGGCCCTGTCGCTGCTGGCCCTCCGGGTGGGCGCGCGGCCCGCCGATGCGCGGCGCACCTTCGGGTACCGCCGGGCGGAGGTGCTGGCCGCCGCCCTGAACGCCGGGGCGCTGTTCGCCGTGGGCATCTACGTGCTCGTGGAGGCCGCGCGCCGCTTCGCGCAGCCGGTCGAGGTGCAGGCCACCCCCATGCTGATCGTCGCGGTGCTGGGCCTGATCGTGAACCTGCTCAGCGCCCGCATCCTGGCCGGAGGGCAGGGCGAGAGCTTGAACATGCGCTCGGCGTACCTGGAGGTCATGGGGGACCTGCTGGGCAGCGTCGCCGTGATCGTCGGCGCGCTGCTGATCCGCTTCACGGGCTGGACGTGGGTGGACCCGCTGCTGGGCGCGGGCATCGGCCTGTGGGTGCTGCCGCGCACCTGGGCGCTGCTGCGCGCCAGCGTGAACGTCCTGCTGGAGGGCGTGCCGCGCGGCCTGGACCTGAACGCCCTGCGCGCCGAACTGCGCGCCCTGCCCGGCGTGGACGACGTTCACGACCTGCACGTCTGGAGCGTGACGGGCGGCGTGAACAACCTGACGGCCCATCTGGTCGCCCCGAAGTCAGGCGACACCCTTCTACGCGAGGTGGAGGAGGTCGCCGCCCGATTCGGCATCGCGCACAGCACGGTGCAGATCGAAGGGCCGGACGCCCACGCGGCAGGTGGGGCGGCGCTGCACCCCTGA
- a CDS encoding ArsR/SmtB family transcription factor — MNHHTFTALADPHRFQIVELLRERPHSVGEIADRLGLRQPQTSKHLRVLTDAGLVHMEPQANRRIAHLNPTPFRDLDDWLTRYRPLWEVRLDRLDDYLRTLPPEDPAPDPDEPGGSP, encoded by the coding sequence TTGAACCACCACACCTTCACCGCCCTGGCCGACCCGCACCGCTTCCAGATCGTCGAACTGCTGCGGGAACGGCCCCACAGCGTCGGCGAGATTGCCGACCGGCTCGGCCTGCGCCAGCCGCAGACGTCCAAGCACCTGCGCGTCCTCACGGACGCCGGACTGGTCCACATGGAACCCCAGGCCAACCGCCGCATCGCCCACCTGAACCCCACGCCCTTTCGCGACCTCGACGACTGGCTGACCCGCTACCGCCCCCTCTGGGAGGTGCGACTGGACCGGCTGGACGACTACCTGCGCACCCTCCCGCCCGAAGACCCCGCACCCGACCCAGATGAACCCGGAGGTTCCCCATGA
- a CDS encoding SRPBCC family protein: MTHATLDHRIEDARTLVLERTFAATPDRVFAAFTQAEHLKHWWGPRGWTLTHCTVDLRPGGRWHYCMTCTDPTQGDFHGMNSWGLGVYEHIEAPARLTYTDHFSDEHGAVNDQMPATLADLTFEAVPGGTRVTSRSTYVRPEDLQAVMDMGMLQGISETWDRLAEHLA; the protein is encoded by the coding sequence ATGACGCACGCCACCCTCGACCACCGCATCGAAGACGCCCGCACCCTCGTGCTGGAACGCACCTTCGCCGCGACGCCCGACCGGGTTTTCGCGGCGTTCACGCAGGCCGAGCACCTGAAGCACTGGTGGGGGCCGCGCGGCTGGACCCTGACGCACTGTACCGTCGACCTGCGCCCCGGCGGCCGCTGGCACTACTGCATGACCTGCACCGACCCCACACAGGGCGACTTCCACGGCATGAACAGCTGGGGCCTGGGCGTGTACGAGCACATCGAGGCCCCTGCCCGCCTGACGTACACTGACCACTTCAGCGACGAGCACGGCGCCGTGAACGACCAGATGCCCGCCACGCTGGCCGACCTGACCTTCGAGGCCGTTCCCGGCGGTACGCGCGTCACCAGCCGCTCCACGTACGTCCGCCCGGAGGACCTGCAGGCCGTCATGGACATGGGGATGCTCCAGGGCATCAGCGAGACGTGGGACAGGCTGGCCGAACACCTCGCCTGA
- a CDS encoding LysR family transcriptional regulator, with amino-acid sequence MELRQVRYFLTVAEEGNVTRAAARLGMAQPPLSAQIRALERELGAALFHRTPRGVELTEAGRAFQARVAGIPAQLDRAAVETGRAARGETGALRVGFTGAAGIDPAVQDVIRAFRRAYPQVHLTLAEKNTEDLVADLRAHVLDAAFVRATPEYAQEFRVTEVACSELVAVLPEDHPAAGLDPVPLHALRDDPFILTPRAVGPALHDAVLAACRAAGFEARPGQTAPQMMSVVSLVAAGLGVSLVPAAMRHLHLRGCVYRDLRGGGPRVTLSLASQRVERSVIVRNFLALAAPEG; translated from the coding sequence ATGGAGTTGCGCCAGGTGCGGTACTTCCTGACGGTCGCGGAGGAGGGCAACGTCACACGCGCCGCCGCGCGGCTGGGCATGGCGCAGCCGCCCCTGAGCGCGCAGATCCGCGCGCTGGAACGCGAACTGGGCGCGGCGCTGTTTCACCGGACGCCGCGCGGCGTGGAGCTGACCGAGGCGGGCCGCGCCTTCCAGGCCAGGGTGGCGGGCATTCCCGCGCAGCTGGACCGCGCCGCTGTCGAGACCGGGCGGGCCGCGCGGGGCGAGACGGGCGCGCTGCGGGTGGGCTTCACGGGCGCGGCGGGGATCGATCCGGCGGTGCAGGACGTGATCCGCGCGTTCCGCCGGGCGTACCCGCAGGTGCACCTGACGCTGGCGGAGAAGAACACCGAGGATCTGGTCGCGGACCTGCGTGCGCACGTGCTGGACGCGGCGTTCGTGCGCGCCACCCCGGAGTACGCGCAGGAGTTCCGCGTGACAGAGGTGGCGTGCAGTGAACTGGTGGCGGTGCTGCCCGAGGATCACCCGGCGGCGGGCCTGGACCCGGTGCCGCTGCACGCGCTGCGGGACGATCCGTTCATCCTCACGCCGCGGGCGGTGGGTCCGGCGCTGCACGACGCGGTGCTGGCCGCGTGCCGCGCGGCGGGGTTCGAGGCGCGCCCCGGGCAGACCGCCCCGCAGATGATGTCGGTGGTCAGTCTGGTCGCGGCGGGCCTGGGCGTGTCGCTGGTGCCGGCCGCGATGCGGCACCTGCACCTGCGCGGCTGCGTGTACCGCGACCTGCGGGGCGGGGGTCCGCGCGTGACGCTGTCCCTGGCGTCGCAGCGGGTGGAACGATCAGTGATCGTCCGGAACTTCCTGGCCCTCGCCGCGCCCGAAGGGTGA
- a CDS encoding MFS transporter: protein MTVLSPAHPAPTLTGEPVRRGTPQYRRIGAALFLTGFSAFSLVYCVQPLLTEFTRAFHVTPAQSALSMSLTTGCLALSILIMSAVADSFSRRRVMLTSLLAAALLNGLAALAPTWTLLLLCRALEGLALGGVPAVAMAYLAEEIHPRDLGAAMGQYVGGTAFGGMMGRVCIGLLSDVTSWHAALLVMAGAGLLSAAGFALLLPPSRGFQPRPAAPAREHLRRWAAHLRTPGLGALFTLGFLNLGVMVAAFNYLSFRLHAPPYALSAAAISLIFLTYLLGSAASGWGGRLADRRGRRPLLTIGLTVSSAGLALTLLTPLPVIILGVTLITVGFFITHSVASSSVGQLARRDKGHASALYLLAYYAGSSVIGVLGGLAWATGGWALLVALCAALLLLLGLLVTRSVPRR, encoded by the coding sequence ATGACCGTCCTGAGCCCCGCCCACCCCGCTCCGACCCTGACGGGCGAGCCGGTGCGGCGCGGCACGCCCCAGTACCGCCGCATCGGCGCGGCACTGTTCCTGACGGGCTTCAGCGCGTTCTCACTGGTGTACTGCGTGCAGCCCCTGCTGACCGAATTCACCCGCGCGTTCCACGTCACGCCCGCCCAGAGTGCCCTGAGCATGTCCCTGACGACCGGGTGCCTCGCCCTGTCCATCCTGATCATGAGTGCCGTCGCGGACTCCTTCAGTCGCCGCCGCGTCATGCTGACCTCACTGCTCGCCGCCGCGCTCCTGAACGGACTGGCCGCGCTGGCCCCCACCTGGACCCTGCTGCTGCTGTGCCGCGCCCTGGAAGGCCTCGCCCTCGGTGGGGTGCCCGCCGTCGCCATGGCGTACCTCGCCGAGGAAATCCACCCCCGCGACCTGGGCGCCGCCATGGGGCAGTACGTGGGCGGCACCGCGTTCGGCGGCATGATGGGCCGCGTCTGCATCGGCCTGCTGAGTGACGTCACCTCCTGGCACGCCGCGCTGCTCGTCATGGCCGGCGCGGGCCTGCTCAGCGCCGCCGGATTCGCGCTGCTGCTCCCCCCCTCACGCGGCTTCCAGCCGCGCCCCGCCGCGCCCGCCCGCGAGCACCTGCGCCGCTGGGCCGCGCACCTGCGCACCCCCGGTTTGGGCGCCCTGTTCACGCTGGGGTTCCTGAACCTGGGCGTCATGGTCGCCGCGTTCAACTATCTCAGCTTCCGCCTGCACGCCCCTCCCTACGCCCTGAGTGCCGCCGCGATCAGCCTGATCTTCCTGACGTACCTGCTCGGCTCCGCCGCCTCCGGCTGGGGCGGACGCCTCGCCGACCGCCGGGGCCGCCGCCCCCTGCTGACCATCGGCCTGACCGTCAGCAGCGCCGGACTTGCCCTGACGCTCCTGACCCCCCTGCCCGTGATCATCCTGGGCGTCACGCTGATCACCGTCGGCTTCTTCATCACGCACTCGGTTGCCAGCAGCAGCGTCGGCCAGCTCGCCCGGCGCGACAAGGGCCACGCCAGCGCCCTGTACCTCCTCGCCTACTACGCCGGCAGCAGCGTCATCGGCGTCCTCGGCGGCCTCGCCTGGGCCACCGGAGGCTGGGCGCTCCTCGTCGCCCTGTGCGCGGCCCTGCTGCTGCTGCTCGGTCTGCTCGTCACCCGCAGCGTCCCGCGCCGCTGA
- a CDS encoding VOC family protein, protein MPVTGPDFISIQVRDLRVSHAFYERYLGLRRSPAGPPHAVVFDTQPITFALRDLAPGTELSGVAQPGLGTALWLHATDVQAIHDTLTADGHRIVTAPIDGPFGRTFTFADPDGYHITLHDRA, encoded by the coding sequence ATGCCCGTGACCGGCCCAGACTTCATCTCGATTCAGGTGCGCGACCTCCGCGTGTCCCACGCTTTCTACGAGCGCTACCTCGGCCTGCGCCGCTCGCCCGCCGGGCCACCGCACGCCGTCGTGTTCGACACCCAGCCCATCACCTTCGCCCTTCGAGACCTCGCACCCGGCACCGAACTGAGCGGCGTGGCCCAGCCCGGCCTCGGCACCGCCCTGTGGCTGCACGCCACCGACGTGCAGGCCATCCACGACACCCTGACGGCAGACGGCCACCGCATCGTGACCGCGCCCATAGACGGCCCGTTCGGCCGCACCTTCACCTTCGCCGACCCGGACGGCTACCACATCACCCTGCACGACCGCGCCTGA
- a CDS encoding MarR family winged helix-turn-helix transcriptional regulator → MSQDRPGVHLATSTGYLLKEAASTLRAAMDDVLRPLDMTVTHYACLELLAQRPGLSNSDLARGTFVTRQSMNVLLQALERDGQVQRAAEARFGKALPTTLTPRGEERLRQASAAVRAVELRMLSGLTPTEQADVTRLLRLMVHALAGGPRDT, encoded by the coding sequence ATGAGTCAAGATCGGCCCGGCGTCCACCTCGCCACCTCGACCGGCTACCTGCTCAAGGAAGCCGCCAGCACCCTGCGCGCCGCCATGGACGACGTCCTGCGCCCCCTCGACATGACCGTCACCCACTACGCCTGCTTGGAACTGCTCGCCCAGCGCCCCGGACTGTCCAACTCCGACCTCGCGCGCGGCACCTTCGTGACCCGCCAGTCGATGAACGTCCTCCTGCAGGCGCTCGAACGCGACGGGCAGGTGCAGCGCGCGGCGGAAGCCAGGTTCGGCAAGGCCCTGCCCACCACCCTCACCCCGCGCGGAGAAGAACGACTCAGGCAGGCCAGCGCCGCCGTCCGCGCCGTCGAACTGCGCATGCTGTCCGGCCTGACCCCCACCGAACAGGCCGACGTGACCCGACTCCTGCGCCTCATGGTTCATGCCCTGGCAGGCGGCCCCCGCGACACCTGA